From the genome of Mixophyes fleayi isolate aMixFle1 chromosome 2, aMixFle1.hap1, whole genome shotgun sequence, one region includes:
- the LOC142139921 gene encoding speedy protein 1-A-like: MDSCLRMSDKYLLAMVLVYFRRAGLSVREYTCVNFFSALVLANKMEEEEPWYRTIYSYAAQLIPFQMFLKNTEAMWVRMQLQTLVTLEQCEEVMRAEYHWAWQRKRKDHHGGAIRKYARKPCHLCNPPQPFYFPFAYPRVTLYYINIPTFFWNPN; the protein is encoded by the exons ATGGATTCGTGCCTGAGGATGTCAGACAAG TACTTACTGGCAATGGTGTTGGTGTACTTCCGGAGAGCCGGCCTATCTGTGAGGGAATACACCTGTGTCAATTTTTTCTCCGCACT ggtgcttgcaaataaaatggaggaAGAAGAACCATGGTACCGCACAATCTATTCCTATGCTGCACAACTTATACCATTCCAGATGTTCCTGAAGAATACTGAAGCCATGTGGGTCAGAATGCAGCTCCAAACACTTGTGACTCTGGAGCAatgtgaagag GTGATGAGAGCTGAATACCACTGGGCTTGGCAAAGGAAACGTAAAGACCATCATGGCGGAGCCATAAGGAAATATGCCAGAAAACCTTGTCACCTCTGTAACCCGCCTCAGCCCTTCTATTTCCCTTTTGCCTACCCTAGAGTAACactttattatattaacataccaaCATTTTTCTGGAATCCCAATTGA